The proteins below are encoded in one region of Candidatus Cloacimonadota bacterium:
- the mutL gene encoding DNA mismatch repair endonuclease MutL, which yields MNRIRILEEKIINHIAAGEIVERPASVVKELIENSLDANATSITIMVEKGGEKLVKVIDNGSGMLRDDVLLSLERYATSKVYKLEDIQNISTLGFRGEALPSIAAVSDVEITSLSQNCKDCPATKITTSNGKVMNVSEVASNPGTTVKVKSLFKNVPARKKFLKTDQTEMTHITRAVQYLACTHPETGFHLIHNNKEVLNYPKVPLLEKRIADIFGNKFFHENIIPIQHENPLISLQGFIGSFQEGISWPNSHFLFINNRYINDKIIYSAIKKAYEPFSKKSLIKSKLPLYLIFIKISNEQIDFNVSPTKTEVRFADSRFIFSFVRNTITNSLLNYEKQRYTEIKSEAESSLSISTSKRELPISKKSPPDFQKIKPKGFSTYRGELDEVFQPDAFRKDERDVQLVSFFEEKIIKDKNKIVETEIVNPWQIGKSFIFVETKDGVIAFDQHAAHERILYEKILNSFKKSDKTIFGQKLLFPLVIDLPKYLQKTIPDLIEKNLDTFKEIGFKIKIFSGNSLIVEEIPKDLKNWNNGELLTNILKQLEEEYQAKMDFKEKLAASYACHAAIKFGQKLSKKEMLGLINQLFATQNPFFCPHGRPTIIEISFDELR from the coding sequence ATGAACAGAATAAGAATTCTTGAAGAGAAAATAATCAACCATATAGCTGCGGGGGAAATTGTTGAAAGACCTGCTTCTGTTGTCAAGGAATTAATTGAAAATTCTTTAGACGCAAATGCAACAAGCATTACAATCATGGTTGAAAAAGGTGGGGAAAAATTAGTTAAAGTGATTGATAATGGTAGCGGAATGTTACGAGACGATGTATTACTTTCTCTGGAAAGATATGCAACAAGTAAGGTCTATAAACTTGAAGACATTCAAAACATCTCTACATTAGGTTTTCGCGGTGAAGCCCTGCCAAGCATTGCTGCTGTTTCTGATGTTGAAATTACAAGCCTTTCTCAAAATTGTAAGGATTGCCCAGCAACTAAGATTACTACATCAAATGGAAAGGTTATGAATGTATCCGAAGTGGCAAGTAATCCTGGCACAACTGTGAAAGTTAAAAGTCTATTTAAAAATGTTCCTGCAAGAAAAAAGTTTTTGAAAACTGACCAAACCGAAATGACTCATATAACAAGAGCTGTTCAATATTTAGCCTGCACACATCCTGAAACAGGTTTCCATTTAATCCATAATAATAAAGAGGTTCTAAACTATCCGAAAGTGCCTTTATTAGAAAAACGAATTGCTGATATCTTCGGGAATAAATTCTTTCACGAAAATATTATTCCAATTCAACATGAAAATCCTCTTATTAGTTTACAAGGATTTATCGGCTCATTTCAAGAAGGGATTTCATGGCCAAATTCTCACTTTCTTTTCATTAATAATCGTTATATTAATGATAAAATAATTTATAGTGCCATTAAAAAGGCTTATGAACCATTTAGTAAAAAAAGTCTTATAAAATCTAAATTACCATTATATTTAATTTTCATTAAAATTTCTAATGAACAGATTGATTTTAATGTATCACCAACAAAGACAGAGGTGCGCTTTGCTGACTCCAGGTTTATATTTAGTTTTGTAAGAAATACGATTACTAACTCTTTATTAAATTATGAAAAGCAAAGATATACTGAAATCAAATCTGAAGCTGAAAGTTCCTTATCAATTTCTACGAGTAAGAGAGAACTGCCCATAAGTAAAAAATCACCCCCGGATTTTCAAAAGATTAAACCTAAGGGTTTCTCAACATATAGAGGTGAATTAGATGAAGTATTCCAACCTGATGCATTTCGGAAAGACGAAAGGGATGTTCAATTAGTGAGTTTTTTTGAAGAAAAAATTATCAAAGACAAAAATAAAATTGTAGAGACAGAGATTGTTAACCCCTGGCAAATCGGGAAATCATTTATATTTGTTGAAACAAAAGATGGAGTAATTGCTTTTGACCAACACGCTGCACATGAAAGAATTCTCTATGAAAAAATTCTTAATAGTTTTAAAAAATCTGATAAGACCATATTCGGACAGAAATTATTATTTCCTCTTGTAATTGATTTACCAAAATATCTCCAAAAGACCATTCCAGATTTAATTGAAAAAAATTTAGATACATTTAAAGAGATCGGTTTTAAAATTAAAATTTTTAGTGGTAATTCGCTCATTGTGGAAGAAATCCCAAAAGACTTAAAAAATTGGAATAACGGTGAACTGTTAACAAATATACTGAAACAATTAGAAGAAGAATATCAAGCTAAAATGGATTTCAAAGAAAAGTTGGCTGCATCCTATGCTTGCCATGCAGCGATTAAGTTTGGACAGAAATTAAGCAAGAAAGAGATGTTAGGATTGATAAATCAATTATTTGCAACACAAAATCCCTTTTTCTGTCCACACGGCAGACCAACAATAATTGAAATTTCTTTTGATGAATTGAGGA